In Carya illinoinensis cultivar Pawnee chromosome 10, C.illinoinensisPawnee_v1, whole genome shotgun sequence, one DNA window encodes the following:
- the LOC122279072 gene encoding uncharacterized protein LOC122279072 isoform X2, protein MEVLVSPQGQKQNLQAHSRKSLSSGSQRDLWLVVQEGSLADVDLALALLKKNGGNVNLRNVFGLTPLHIATWRNHIPIVRRLLAVGADPDARDGESGWSSLHRALHFGHLAVASILLQSGASITLEDSKGRMPVDLLSGPVLQVVCDEHNSVTSEVYSWGSGANYQLGTGNEHIQKLPCKVDTLHGSFIMLVSAAKFHSVAVSTRGEVYTWGFGRGGRLGHPDFDIHSGQAAVITPRQVTSGLGSRRVRAIAAAKHHTVAATEGGEVFTWGSNREGQLGYTSVDTQPTPRRVSSLKSKIVAIAAANKHTAVVSATGEVFTWGCNREGQLGYGTSNSASNYMPRVVEYLKGKFFKGVAAAKYHTVVLGADGEVYTWGHRLVTPQRVVITRNLKKCGNTTLKFHRMDRLHVVAVAVGMVHSVALTDDGALFYWVSSDPGLRCHQLYSLCGKKIVSISAGKYWTAAVTATGDVYMWDGKNSNDKPPIVTRLHGVKKGTSVSVGETHMLIVGSLYHPVYSPNVANNPQKLKLNIRDEAGEFDDLMFDDVDSNNLLTPIEKYDSVHKPIPSLKGLCEKVAAECLVEPRNAIQLLEIADSLEAHDLKKHCQEIAIRNLDYIFTVSSHSISSASLDILATLEKLLDLRSSEPWSYRRLPTPTATFPAIINSEEDDSENEIIRTRGNHTKITSLKNKHDKRLDSFLQPKNNPNEGICKQVRALRKKLQQIEMLEGKQSSGHHLDDQQIAKLQTKSALESSLAELGVEITTLAKASSSVSPDGKGNKRAEVRKQRRKSAQRVSQVETTSACSGTEVITNATKDFLDVGISQVSKNKDTSVLPKNKISLPMHSKKKNKKGGLSMFLSGALDDTQKDVPPPTPRSEGPAWGGPKIAKGCTSLREIQDEQSKIKASPSSRIKDRVEDISDGKSDGKILLSSFLPSNPIPMVVSACTSQASDDERSTPPWAASGTPPHLSRPSLRDIQKQQKVKQQQSFSHSPKTRMTGFSVAAGPGSPSDPPGLNRWFKPEVDTPSSIRSIQTEEKAMKDLKRFYSSVKIVKNQS, encoded by the exons ATGGAAGTGCTAGTCTCCCCTCAAGGACAAAAGCAGAATTTGCAGGCTCACAGCCGCAAATCTTTGTCGAGTGGATCCCAGAGGGATCTGTGGCTTGTTGTGCAAGAAGGGTCATTGGCAGATGTAGATTTGGCATTGGCACTGCTTAAGAAGAATGGAGGTAATGTCAATCTTAGAAATGTATTTGGTCTAACTCCTCTTCATATTGCTACCTGGAGGAACCACATTCCCATTGTTAGAAGGCTTCTTGCAGTTGGTGCAGATCCGGATGCTAGG GATGGGGAATCTGGATGGAGTAGCCTTCACAGGGCTTTACATTTTGGTCATCTTGCAGTGGCAAGTATCCTTCTTCAATCAGGTGCCTCCATTACGTTGGAGGATTCTAAAGGTCGAATGCCAGTTGATCTCCTATCTGGCCCTGTCTTGCAGGTGGTTTGTGATGAACATAATTCAG TTACTTCAGAGGTGTATAGTTGGGGAAGTGGCGCAAACTATCAACTTGGAACTGGCAATGAACACATACAAAAATTACCATGCAAAGTGGACACACTTCATGGTTCTTTTATCATGCTCGTTTCTGCTGCAAAGTTCCACAGCGTAGCAGTCAGCACTCGAGGAGAAGTCTATACTTGGGGATTTGGAAGAGGAGGCCGCCTTGGGCACCCTGATTTTGATATACACAG CGGTCAAGCTGCAGTTATCACACCCCGTCAGGTGACTTCTGGTTTAGGGTCTCGACGGGTGAGGGCAATTGCAGCAGCTAAACATCACACTGTCGCTGCTACAGAGGGTGGGGAAGTGTTCACCTGGGGATCCAATAGAG AGGGTCAGCTTGGCTACACTTCTGTGGATACGCAGCCAACGCCTCGAAGGGTGAGTTCTCTGAAGTCAAAAATTGTTGCTATAGCTGCAGCAAATAAACACACTGCTGTAGTTTCTGCGACTGGTGAAGTTTTCACATGGGGCTGCAATAGGGAGGGGCAGCTTGGTTATGGCACATCTAATTCAGCATCAAATTACATGCCTAGAGTGGTTGAATACTTGAAAGGCAAGTTTTTCAAAGGTGTTGCAGCTGCAAAATATCACACAGTCGTGTTAGGAGCTGATGGAGAG GTATACACATGGGGTCATCGACTTGTCACACCTCAACGTGTAGTCATTACTAGAAACTTGAAGAAATGTGGGAACACCACCTTGAAGTTTCATCGCATGGATCGGCTTCATGTGGTTGCTGTTGCCGTAGGGATGGTACATAGTGTGGCTCTTACAGATGATGGTGCACTATTTTATTGGGTCTCCTCAGATCCTGGTCTTAGATGTCACCAG CTCTACTCACTTTGTGGAAAAAAAATAGTCAGCATTTCTGCAGGAAAGTACTGGACTGCGGCAGTTACAGCCACAGGTGATGTTTACATGTGGGATGGGAAGAACAGTAATGACAAGCCCCCTATTGTAACACGGTTACATGGTGTAAAGAAGGGTACTTCAGTTTCAGTTGGTGAAACACATATGTTGATTGTTGGATCTCTATATCATCCTGTCTATTCTCCCAATGTGGCTAACAATCCTCAGAAGCTCAAGCTGAATATCAGGGATGAGGCAGGAGAGTTTGACGATTTAATGTTTGATGATGTGGATTCCAATAATCTGTTAACACCTATTGAAAAATATGATTCTGTACACAAGCCCATTCCCAGCTTAAAAGGCCTCTGTGAAAAAGTTGCGGCAGAGTGTCTAGTTGAGCCACGGAATGCTATACAATTGCTCGAGATAGCAGATTCACTTGAAGCACATGATCTGAAGAAGCACTGTCAG GAAATTGCCATTCGCAACCTTGACTATATTTTTACAGTTTCATCACATTCTATTTCAAGTGCCTCACTAGATATTCTAGCTACCCTTGAAAAATTGTTAGACCTGAGATCATCAGAACCATGGAGCTATCGTCGGCTCCCAACTCCAACAGCTACTTTTCCTGCAATTATTAATAGTGAAGAGGATGATAGTGAGAACGAGATTATAAGGACTCGGGGCAATCACACAAAGATTACATCATTGAAAAACAAACATGACAAAAGATTAGACTCCTTTCTACAACCCAAAAATAACCCCAATGAAGGCATCTGTAAACAAGTTCGAGCTTTGAGGAAAAAGTTGCAGCAGATTGAGATGCTTGAAGGAAAGCAGTCTAGTGGGCATCATCTTGATGACCAACAAATTGCAAAGCTCCAAACAAAGTCTGCTCTTGAGAGTTCTCTCGCTGAGCTTGGTGTTGAGATTACAACACTTGCAAAAGCATCATCTTCAGTTTCCCCAGAtggaaaaggaaacaaaagggCTGAGGTGAGAAAACAGAGGAGAAAGAGTGCACAGAGGGTATCACAGGTAGAGACCACATCTGCTTGTTCTGGGACTGAAGTCATTACGAATGCTACAAAGGATTTCTTGGATGTTGGAATTTCTCAGGTTTCCAAGAATAAG GACACTTCAGTcttgccaaaaaataaaatttcgttACCAATGCACtccaagaaaaagaacaagaaaggaGGACTTTCTATGTTCTTGAGTGGTGCTCTTGATGACACTCAAAAAGATGTTCCCCCTCCAACACCCAGAAGCGAAGGTCCTGCATGGGGTGGGCCTAAAATAGCAAAGGGATGCACTTCTCTTCGGGAAATACAGGATGAGCAGAGCAAAATCAAGGCAAGCCCATCAAGCAGGATAAAAGATCGAGTGGAAGATATATCTGATGGTAAAAGTGACGGGAAAATCCTGTTGAGTTCGTTTTTGCCTTCCAACCCAATACCAATGGTGGTCTCAGCTTGCACCTCACAAGCATCTGATGACGAAAGAAGTACGCCTCCTTGGGCTGCTTCCGGGACACCTCCCCACCTTTCTCGGCCATCCCTTAGGGACATTCAGAAGCAGCAAAAG GTAAAGCAACAGCAGAGTTTCTCCCACAGCCCAAAAACAAGAATGACTGGATTTTCAGTTGCTGCAGGTCCGGGCTCACCATCAGATCCCCCTGGATTGAACCGCTGGTTCAAACCAGAGGTTGACACCCCCTCATCCATTAGATCGATTCAGACTGAGGAAAAGGCTATGAAAGACCTAAAGCGATTCTACAGCAGCGTGAAGATTGTCAAAAACCAATCTTAG
- the LOC122279072 gene encoding uncharacterized protein LOC122279072 isoform X1: protein MEVLVSPQGQKQNLQAHSRKSLSSGSQRDLWLVVQEGSLADVDLALALLKKNGGNVNLRNVFGLTPLHIATWRNHIPIVRRLLAVGADPDARDGESGWSSLHRALHFGHLAVASILLQSGASITLEDSKGRMPVDLLSGPVLQVVCDEHNSVTSEVYSWGSGANYQLGTGNEHIQKLPCKVDTLHGSFIMLVSAAKFHSVAVSTRGEVYTWGFGRGGRLGHPDFDIHSGQAAVITPRQVTSGLGSRRVRAIAAAKHHTVAATEGGEVFTWGSNREGQLGYTSVDTQPTPRRVSSLKSKIVAIAAANKHTAVVSATGEVFTWGCNREGQLGYGTSNSASNYMPRVVEYLKGKFFKGVAAAKYHTVVLGADGEVYTWGHRLVTPQRVVITRNLKKCGNTTLKFHRMDRLHVVAVAVGMVHSVALTDDGALFYWVSSDPGLRCHQLYSLCGKKIVSISAGKYWTAAVTATGDVYMWDGKNSNDKPPIVTRLHGVKKGTSVSVGETHMLIVGSLYHPVYSPNVANNPQKLKLNIRDEAGEFDDLMFDDVDSNNLLTPIEKYDSVHKPIPSLKGLCEKVAAECLVEPRNAIQLLEIADSLEAHDLKKHCQEIAIRNLDYIFTVSSHSISSASLDILATLEKLLDLRSSEPWSYRRLPTPTATFPAIINSEEDDSENEIIRTRGNHTKITSLKNKHDKRLDSFLQPKNNPNEGICKQVRALRKKLQQIEMLEGKQSSGHHLDDQQIAKLQTKSALESSLAELGVEITTLAKASSSVSPDGKGNKRAEVRKQRRKSAQRVSQVETTSACSGTEVITNATKDFLDVGISQVSKNKEEGVMDKGILSNEATKESTFCIVQDTSVLPKNKISLPMHSKKKNKKGGLSMFLSGALDDTQKDVPPPTPRSEGPAWGGPKIAKGCTSLREIQDEQSKIKASPSSRIKDRVEDISDGKSDGKILLSSFLPSNPIPMVVSACTSQASDDERSTPPWAASGTPPHLSRPSLRDIQKQQKVKQQQSFSHSPKTRMTGFSVAAGPGSPSDPPGLNRWFKPEVDTPSSIRSIQTEEKAMKDLKRFYSSVKIVKNQS from the exons ATGGAAGTGCTAGTCTCCCCTCAAGGACAAAAGCAGAATTTGCAGGCTCACAGCCGCAAATCTTTGTCGAGTGGATCCCAGAGGGATCTGTGGCTTGTTGTGCAAGAAGGGTCATTGGCAGATGTAGATTTGGCATTGGCACTGCTTAAGAAGAATGGAGGTAATGTCAATCTTAGAAATGTATTTGGTCTAACTCCTCTTCATATTGCTACCTGGAGGAACCACATTCCCATTGTTAGAAGGCTTCTTGCAGTTGGTGCAGATCCGGATGCTAGG GATGGGGAATCTGGATGGAGTAGCCTTCACAGGGCTTTACATTTTGGTCATCTTGCAGTGGCAAGTATCCTTCTTCAATCAGGTGCCTCCATTACGTTGGAGGATTCTAAAGGTCGAATGCCAGTTGATCTCCTATCTGGCCCTGTCTTGCAGGTGGTTTGTGATGAACATAATTCAG TTACTTCAGAGGTGTATAGTTGGGGAAGTGGCGCAAACTATCAACTTGGAACTGGCAATGAACACATACAAAAATTACCATGCAAAGTGGACACACTTCATGGTTCTTTTATCATGCTCGTTTCTGCTGCAAAGTTCCACAGCGTAGCAGTCAGCACTCGAGGAGAAGTCTATACTTGGGGATTTGGAAGAGGAGGCCGCCTTGGGCACCCTGATTTTGATATACACAG CGGTCAAGCTGCAGTTATCACACCCCGTCAGGTGACTTCTGGTTTAGGGTCTCGACGGGTGAGGGCAATTGCAGCAGCTAAACATCACACTGTCGCTGCTACAGAGGGTGGGGAAGTGTTCACCTGGGGATCCAATAGAG AGGGTCAGCTTGGCTACACTTCTGTGGATACGCAGCCAACGCCTCGAAGGGTGAGTTCTCTGAAGTCAAAAATTGTTGCTATAGCTGCAGCAAATAAACACACTGCTGTAGTTTCTGCGACTGGTGAAGTTTTCACATGGGGCTGCAATAGGGAGGGGCAGCTTGGTTATGGCACATCTAATTCAGCATCAAATTACATGCCTAGAGTGGTTGAATACTTGAAAGGCAAGTTTTTCAAAGGTGTTGCAGCTGCAAAATATCACACAGTCGTGTTAGGAGCTGATGGAGAG GTATACACATGGGGTCATCGACTTGTCACACCTCAACGTGTAGTCATTACTAGAAACTTGAAGAAATGTGGGAACACCACCTTGAAGTTTCATCGCATGGATCGGCTTCATGTGGTTGCTGTTGCCGTAGGGATGGTACATAGTGTGGCTCTTACAGATGATGGTGCACTATTTTATTGGGTCTCCTCAGATCCTGGTCTTAGATGTCACCAG CTCTACTCACTTTGTGGAAAAAAAATAGTCAGCATTTCTGCAGGAAAGTACTGGACTGCGGCAGTTACAGCCACAGGTGATGTTTACATGTGGGATGGGAAGAACAGTAATGACAAGCCCCCTATTGTAACACGGTTACATGGTGTAAAGAAGGGTACTTCAGTTTCAGTTGGTGAAACACATATGTTGATTGTTGGATCTCTATATCATCCTGTCTATTCTCCCAATGTGGCTAACAATCCTCAGAAGCTCAAGCTGAATATCAGGGATGAGGCAGGAGAGTTTGACGATTTAATGTTTGATGATGTGGATTCCAATAATCTGTTAACACCTATTGAAAAATATGATTCTGTACACAAGCCCATTCCCAGCTTAAAAGGCCTCTGTGAAAAAGTTGCGGCAGAGTGTCTAGTTGAGCCACGGAATGCTATACAATTGCTCGAGATAGCAGATTCACTTGAAGCACATGATCTGAAGAAGCACTGTCAG GAAATTGCCATTCGCAACCTTGACTATATTTTTACAGTTTCATCACATTCTATTTCAAGTGCCTCACTAGATATTCTAGCTACCCTTGAAAAATTGTTAGACCTGAGATCATCAGAACCATGGAGCTATCGTCGGCTCCCAACTCCAACAGCTACTTTTCCTGCAATTATTAATAGTGAAGAGGATGATAGTGAGAACGAGATTATAAGGACTCGGGGCAATCACACAAAGATTACATCATTGAAAAACAAACATGACAAAAGATTAGACTCCTTTCTACAACCCAAAAATAACCCCAATGAAGGCATCTGTAAACAAGTTCGAGCTTTGAGGAAAAAGTTGCAGCAGATTGAGATGCTTGAAGGAAAGCAGTCTAGTGGGCATCATCTTGATGACCAACAAATTGCAAAGCTCCAAACAAAGTCTGCTCTTGAGAGTTCTCTCGCTGAGCTTGGTGTTGAGATTACAACACTTGCAAAAGCATCATCTTCAGTTTCCCCAGAtggaaaaggaaacaaaagggCTGAGGTGAGAAAACAGAGGAGAAAGAGTGCACAGAGGGTATCACAGGTAGAGACCACATCTGCTTGTTCTGGGACTGAAGTCATTACGAATGCTACAAAGGATTTCTTGGATGTTGGAATTTCTCAGGTTTCCAAGAATAAG GAGGAAGGTGTCATGGACAAAGGAATACTGTCAAACGAAGCCACTAAAGAGTCGACTTTTTGCATTGTTCAGGACACTTCAGTcttgccaaaaaataaaatttcgttACCAATGCACtccaagaaaaagaacaagaaaggaGGACTTTCTATGTTCTTGAGTGGTGCTCTTGATGACACTCAAAAAGATGTTCCCCCTCCAACACCCAGAAGCGAAGGTCCTGCATGGGGTGGGCCTAAAATAGCAAAGGGATGCACTTCTCTTCGGGAAATACAGGATGAGCAGAGCAAAATCAAGGCAAGCCCATCAAGCAGGATAAAAGATCGAGTGGAAGATATATCTGATGGTAAAAGTGACGGGAAAATCCTGTTGAGTTCGTTTTTGCCTTCCAACCCAATACCAATGGTGGTCTCAGCTTGCACCTCACAAGCATCTGATGACGAAAGAAGTACGCCTCCTTGGGCTGCTTCCGGGACACCTCCCCACCTTTCTCGGCCATCCCTTAGGGACATTCAGAAGCAGCAAAAG GTAAAGCAACAGCAGAGTTTCTCCCACAGCCCAAAAACAAGAATGACTGGATTTTCAGTTGCTGCAGGTCCGGGCTCACCATCAGATCCCCCTGGATTGAACCGCTGGTTCAAACCAGAGGTTGACACCCCCTCATCCATTAGATCGATTCAGACTGAGGAAAAGGCTATGAAAGACCTAAAGCGATTCTACAGCAGCGTGAAGATTGTCAAAAACCAATCTTAG